The following is a genomic window from Theobroma cacao cultivar B97-61/B2 chromosome 10, Criollo_cocoa_genome_V2, whole genome shotgun sequence.
AAGCTGATGATACCGAGTCAGGCTTATGGAGCTTTGCTTGTGAGTAAAGGAGATTGGGGTAGCTACTCAGGGTCTCCTCGTCAAGGCCTTGTTCCCTGGCCACCGAGTCTTGGTCAGTGGAGGTGGTTCCATGCTGTGATGAAGGGTTGGTGGATTGGTTGGCGCGGTTGCAGAAGTAGGCTGAGAGGGTTATCATAAAAAGAAGGGCAATGATACCAGTGGAGGATCCTATTGCATACGCAAATTTACCAATTTGTGTAGAGTCGTTGGAATCCTCTGTGCTATTCATCCCTTACAAATGGAGAATAAGAAACGAAAAAGAAGTTGATGTCTTTCGATGAAACTCAAAACTGCTAGACATCAAAGGGATCGAGGCAAAGTTGAGCTGGTGATCAGATCAAGCTAGGGAGGCTGGGTCTGGGCAGGGGAGAAAGAGAAATGAGGTGTTAGGCTGTTGAGATGTTAATATTGAGTAAGAAAGTATCATAACCAGAGAGAAATTAAGTCAGATGGAGATGACTTGACACGGCTGATTTCTAGTGCATTGGAGTTATTATCTGGTGATGGTAAATGGTTTGTGATGTTCTCTACACGTCACTATACTTTGATTGTCAACGCCCTCTTTTATGGTTTCTTAAAGGTATACAACGACCGGGTCACTCATCCAAACCCGTATGCTAGGTTCAAGGCTTAGGTTTTAAGGTCTAAGATCCGGCCCAGCATGGTCGAAacatatgttttttattaataaaacatgTATTTTACGTCATTTtagtttataaatattaaaatatttattactctaattataatatgtataaatatacagatactaaataaattttattgacaaAAACAAACATACCatctattatatttttaaatgatcaTAAAAAATCAATGTGTATTTCTATCCCCGTTcgtttttctttgttcaacatttttttcttggaaagTCCCAATTGACTAAAAGTAAACAACAGGTTTACCCttactttttttgtttggttgttGTCAATTAACATCATCGCACAAAATCTCAAAAAGCAACAATAACAAACcataagaaagaagaagacaatagcttttagagaaagagacaaaacaggttttttttttttacttgaaaaGCATGCCTCatattcatcaaaataaaagtgtTCAAAAGTTTCTGTATATATCAAACATTGGTTAGCTCAACGTT
Proteins encoded in this region:
- the LOC18586855 gene encoding RING-H2 finger protein ATL70; this encodes MNSTEDSNDSTQIGKFAYAIGSSTGIIALLFMITLSAYFCNRANQSTNPSSQHGTTSTDQDSVAREQGLDEETLSSYPNLLYSQAKLHKPDSVSSASSCSICLGEYKDTDMLRLLPDCGHIFHLKCVDPWLRLHPTCPICRNSPVPTPLATPLAEVTPLAIC